A region of Lycium barbarum isolate Lr01 chromosome 1, ASM1917538v2, whole genome shotgun sequence DNA encodes the following proteins:
- the LOC132641963 gene encoding E3 ubiquitin-protein ligase MIEL1, translating into MENSCNERLDFGKMGYGCKHYRRRCKIRAPCCNEVYDCRHCHNEATSLFHKIFDRHELVRHDVKQVICSVCDTEQPVARVCTNCGVNMGEYFCEVCKFYDDDIDKEQFHCDDCGICRVGGRQNFFHCKKCGSCYSVSLRNNHSCVENSMRHHCPICYEYLFDSLKDTTVMKCGHTMHTECYHEMIKRDKCCCPICSRSIIDMSRAWRRMDEEIEETIMPEDLRDKKVWILCNDCNDTTEVFFHIIGQKCRHCESYNTRMIAPPVLPQ; encoded by the exons ATGGAAAATTCATGCAATGAACGCCTTGATTTTGGCAAAATGGGTTATGG ATGCAAACACTATaggagaagatgcaagatcaggGCACCTTGCTGCAATGAAGTCTATGATTGTCGCCATTGTCACAATGAAGCAACG AGCTTGTTCCACAAGATCTTTGATCGGCATGAACTTGTTCGACATGATGTCAAGCAG GTCATTTGCTCAGTTTGTGATACAGAACAGCCA GTTGCTCGCGTTTGTACAAATTGTGGTGTAAATATGGGAGAATATTTCTGTGAAGTGTGCAAATTCTATGATGATGAT ATAGACAAAGAGCAGTTTCATTGTGATGATTGTGGAATCTGCAG AGTTGGTGGTCGTCAGAACTTTTTTCACTGCAAGAAGTGCG GCTCTTGCTATTCAGTTAGTTTACGTAATAACCACTCGTGTGTGGAGAACTCCATGCGGCATCACTGTCCCATTTGTTATGAG TATCTCTTTGATTCTCTTAAAGACACAACAGTAATGAAATGTGGGCATACAATGCACACTGAGTGCTACCACGAGATGATAAAGCGTGACAA ATGCTGCTGTCCCATATGTTCCAGATCAATAATAGATATGTCGAGAGCTTGGAGACGAATGGATGAGGAG ATTGAAGAGACAATCATGCCTGAAGATCTTAGAGACAAGAAG GTTTGGATTCTATGTAATGACTGTAATGATACAACCGAAGTATTCTTCCACATTATCGGGCAGAAATGCCGACACTGCGAATCATACAACACCCGTATGATTGCACCTCCAGTTCTTCCTCAATAA
- the LOC132615735 gene encoding uncharacterized protein LOC132615735, producing MKNHENRPTGAAPLPEVNEVYAHYSRRGKGRGPGRGHDNSRGRDNSRGRYNGQRRNYFLGVNHSSKKNHHQKGKKKDDRHEVPEARGLENKCYRCGGSGHWSRTCRRCRTAKHLVELYQASIKRKEKNLEANFISENQIDITHLDVADFFEHPEGKINHLIGHGSVVRDD from the coding sequence ATGAAAAATCACGAGAATCGACCTACTGGCGCTGCACcactccccgaagtgaatgaggtGTATGCCCACTACTCCAGGCGTGGAAAAGGTCGTGGCCCCGGTCGTGGTCATGATAATAGTCGTGGTCGTGATAATAGTCGTGGTCGTTATAATggtcaaagaagaaattattttcttGGTGTTAATCACTCTTCAAAGAAAAATCACCaccaaaaggggaaaaagaaggaTGATAGGCATGAAGTGCCAGAAGCACGTGGCTTAGAAAACAAATGCTATCGATGTGGTGGAAGTggacactggtcacgtacctgtcgacGCTGTCGTACAGCAAAGCACTTGGTTGAGCTTTATCAGGCatcaattaaaagaaaagagaaaaatctcGAAGCTAATTTTATCTCTGAAAATCAAATTGACATCACACACTTGGATGTAGCAGATTTCTTTGAGCACCCTGAAGGAAAGATAAATCACTTGATTGGTCATGGTTCTGTGGTTAGAGATGATTGA
- the LOC132641972 gene encoding uncharacterized protein LOC132641972 isoform X1, translated as MSANSLQVKPSSTIDAPSEELEASSRGNVGANDLLIVGPGVLGRLVAKKWREDYPGCQIYGQTVTTNHHDELIKMGINPSSKQTKLSYKFPYVIFCAPPSQTEDYTGDIREAALSWNGEGSFLFTSSSAPYDCFDNGAISEDGPVVPIGRSPRTDVLLKAEKVVQDFDGCVVRLAGLYKADRGAHIYWLHKGTCEIRPDHILNLIHYEDAASLSVTILKKRLRGRIFLGCDNHPVSRQEVMDLVDKSGKFDKKFGGFTGTSDPLGKKLNNSKTRAELGWEPKYPSFAQFLGVSE; from the exons ATGTCCGCCAATTCTCTCCAAGTCAAACCTTCATCTACCATTg ATGCTCCGAGTGAAGAATTGGAGGCTTCATCTAGGGGAAACGTTGGAGCGAACGACCTGCTGATTGTTGGACCTGGTGTTCTTGGTCGTTTAGTGGCTAAAAAATGGAGAGAG GATTACCCAGGCTGTCAGATATATGGGCAGACAGTGACCACCAATCACCACGATGAACTGATTAAAATGGGAATTAATCCATCTTCCAAACAAACCAAGCTGAGTTACAAGTTCCCTTATGTTATATTCTGTGCTCCTCCATCTCAGACTGAAGATTACACTGGTGACATTAG GGAGGCTGCATTAAGTTGGAACGGTGAAGGTTCCTTCCTATTTACTTCAAGCTCTGCACCATATGACTGCTTCGACAATGGAGCAATAAGCGAG GATGGCCCTGTAGTTCCTATTGGGAGGAGTCCTAGAACTGATGTACTTCTCAAGGCAGAGAAAGTAGTGCAGGACTTTGATGGTTGTGTAGTTAGATTGGCTGGCCTTTATA AAGCAGATAGAGGTGCACATATATACTGGTTACATAAAGGGACCTGTGAAATTCGTCCCGACCACATCCTCAATCTTATTCATTATGAG GATGCAGCTTCATTGTCAGTTACCATCTTAAAGAAGAGACTTCGTGGTCGGATCTTTTTGGGCTGTGACAACCACCCTGTATCCAG GCAGGAAGTGATGGACTTAGTCGATAAAAGTGGAAAGTTTGATAAGAAGTTTGGGGGTTTCACAG GAACTAGTGATCCTTTAGGGAAGAAGTTAAACAACTCCAAGACTCGTGCTGAACTAGGATGGGAGCCCAAATATCCGAGCTTTGCTCAGTTCCTTGGAGTTTCAGAGTAA
- the LOC132641956 gene encoding lipase-like isoform X2 — protein sequence MDGTILLKGVIFTCLIACTTGRELKVKDQGTIYNHTLATILVEYAATVYVSDLTELFTWTCPRCGDLTKGFQILELIVDVKRCLQAFVGVAPDLNAIVIAFRGTQGTSIQNWVADLYWKQLDIEYPGMEDAMVHHGFYSAYHNTTLRPGVLSAVKRAKELYGDIPIMVTGHSMGGAMAAFCGLDLIVNYGSRDVSVMTFGQPRIGNAAFASYYSKWVPNTIRVTHEHDIVPHLPPYYHYFPQKTYHHFPTEVWLHNLGFGLLSYTVEKVCDNSGEDPSGSR from the exons ATGGATGGAACAATTTTGTTAAAGGGAGTTATATTCACGTGCTTAATTGCCTGTACAACTGGTAGAG AACTCAAAGTGAAGGATCAAGGGACAATCTACAATCACACGCTTGCCACCATATTGGTGGAATATGCTGCAACG GTCTATGTGTCAGATTTGACAGAACTATTTACTTGGACATGCCCAAGATGTGGTGATTTGACGAAG GGGTTTCAAATTTTAGAGCTCATTGTTGATGTGAAGCGATGTCTACAG GCATTTGTGGGGGTGGCTCCAGATCTTAATGCCATTGTAATTGCCTTCCGAGGCACTCAGGGAACCAG CATACAGAACTGGGTTGCAGATCTATACTGGAAGCAGCTTGATATAGAATATCCTGGAATGGAAGATGCAATG GTTCATCATGGATTTTATTCTGCTTACCACAATACAACATTACGCCCTGGAGTGTTAAGTGCTGTCAAAAGAGCAAAAGAGCTGTATGGAGACATTCCCATTATGGTTACAGGGCATTCAATGGGAGGGGCCATGGCTGCATTTTGTGGATTGGATCTCATA GTAAATTATGGGTCACGGGATGTTTCAGTTATGACATTTGGACAACCTCGAATAGGGAATGCTGCTTTTGCGTCCTACTATAGCAAATGGGTGCCAAATACAATTCGTGTCACACATGAACATGATATTGTGCCTCATCTGCCCCCGTACTATCACTATTTCCCTCAAAAAACTTATCATCATTTTCCTACAGAG GTGTGGCTCCATAACCTTGGGTTTGGACTTCTTTCTTATACCGTTGAAAAGGTCTGTGATAATTCTGGGGAAGACCCTTCTGGTAGCAGGTAA
- the LOC132641972 gene encoding uncharacterized protein LOC132641972 isoform X2, translating to MGTITTAATTTIGVSHHSNFFPSKLFKTSLSYLSIPNFITYNVRQFSPSQTFIYHWEAALSWNGEGSFLFTSSSAPYDCFDNGAISEDGPVVPIGRSPRTDVLLKAEKVVQDFDGCVVRLAGLYKADRGAHIYWLHKGTCEIRPDHILNLIHYEDAASLSVTILKKRLRGRIFLGCDNHPVSRQEVMDLVDKSGKFDKKFGGFTGTSDPLGKKLNNSKTRAELGWEPKYPSFAQFLGVSE from the exons ATGGGCACCATAACTACTGCAGCAACTACCACAATTGGTGTCTCCCACCACTCTAATTTCTTCCCTTCCAAGCTCTTCAAAACTTCACTTTCCTATCTGTCAATCCCTAATTTCATCACATACAATGTCCGCCAATTCTCTCCAAGTCAAACCTTCATCTACCATTg GGAGGCTGCATTAAGTTGGAACGGTGAAGGTTCCTTCCTATTTACTTCAAGCTCTGCACCATATGACTGCTTCGACAATGGAGCAATAAGCGAG GATGGCCCTGTAGTTCCTATTGGGAGGAGTCCTAGAACTGATGTACTTCTCAAGGCAGAGAAAGTAGTGCAGGACTTTGATGGTTGTGTAGTTAGATTGGCTGGCCTTTATA AAGCAGATAGAGGTGCACATATATACTGGTTACATAAAGGGACCTGTGAAATTCGTCCCGACCACATCCTCAATCTTATTCATTATGAG GATGCAGCTTCATTGTCAGTTACCATCTTAAAGAAGAGACTTCGTGGTCGGATCTTTTTGGGCTGTGACAACCACCCTGTATCCAG GCAGGAAGTGATGGACTTAGTCGATAAAAGTGGAAAGTTTGATAAGAAGTTTGGGGGTTTCACAG GAACTAGTGATCCTTTAGGGAAGAAGTTAAACAACTCCAAGACTCGTGCTGAACTAGGATGGGAGCCCAAATATCCGAGCTTTGCTCAGTTCCTTGGAGTTTCAGAGTAA
- the LOC132641956 gene encoding lipase-like isoform X1, which translates to MDGTILLKGVIFTCLIACTTGRELKVKDQGTIYNHTLATILVEYAATVYVSDLTELFTWTCPRCGDLTKGFQILELIVDVKRCLQAFVGVAPDLNAIVIAFRGTQGTSIQNWVADLYWKQLDIEYPGMEDAMVHHGFYSAYHNTTLRPGVLSAVKRAKELYGDIPIMVTGHSMGGAMAAFCGLDLIVNYGSRDVSVMTFGQPRIGNAAFASYYSKWVPNTIRVTHEHDIVPHLPPYYHYFPQKTYHHFPTEVWLHNLGFGLLSYTVEKVCDNSGEDPSGSRSVTGKSIKDHLRYYGVRLGGEDGFCRIVERGLAAYGTVDVDGNVILSRDIPASVLRMNVESNEKGRSV; encoded by the exons ATGGATGGAACAATTTTGTTAAAGGGAGTTATATTCACGTGCTTAATTGCCTGTACAACTGGTAGAG AACTCAAAGTGAAGGATCAAGGGACAATCTACAATCACACGCTTGCCACCATATTGGTGGAATATGCTGCAACG GTCTATGTGTCAGATTTGACAGAACTATTTACTTGGACATGCCCAAGATGTGGTGATTTGACGAAG GGGTTTCAAATTTTAGAGCTCATTGTTGATGTGAAGCGATGTCTACAG GCATTTGTGGGGGTGGCTCCAGATCTTAATGCCATTGTAATTGCCTTCCGAGGCACTCAGGGAACCAG CATACAGAACTGGGTTGCAGATCTATACTGGAAGCAGCTTGATATAGAATATCCTGGAATGGAAGATGCAATG GTTCATCATGGATTTTATTCTGCTTACCACAATACAACATTACGCCCTGGAGTGTTAAGTGCTGTCAAAAGAGCAAAAGAGCTGTATGGAGACATTCCCATTATGGTTACAGGGCATTCAATGGGAGGGGCCATGGCTGCATTTTGTGGATTGGATCTCATA GTAAATTATGGGTCACGGGATGTTTCAGTTATGACATTTGGACAACCTCGAATAGGGAATGCTGCTTTTGCGTCCTACTATAGCAAATGGGTGCCAAATACAATTCGTGTCACACATGAACATGATATTGTGCCTCATCTGCCCCCGTACTATCACTATTTCCCTCAAAAAACTTATCATCATTTTCCTACAGAG GTGTGGCTCCATAACCTTGGGTTTGGACTTCTTTCTTATACCGTTGAAAAGGTCTGTGATAATTCTGGGGAAGACCCTTCTGGTAGCAG GTCAGTGACTGGTAAAAGTATTAAGGATCATCTGAGGTATTATGGTGTAAGATTAGGAGGTGAGGATGGATTCTGCAGAATTGTGGAACGTGGTCTTGCTGCATATGGCACAGTAGATGTTGATGGAAATGTCATTCTATCCAGAGATATTCCTGCTTCTGTTTTGAGGATGAATGTGGAGTCAAATGAGAAAGGGCGATCGGTATAG